TTTTTGATGGTACACTAGTGCTAGCAGACTTTGAGCCTAATAACCCTGACTTTTGTAAGCAACACAGCTGTCGGCACACACCCTGACTCTTCCAGGGTGAGTGAACCAAAAGATGCAAGCAGTAAAACAACCTCAGTTTTAATCTCTTTGATGACACCCCTTCCCcctatattttgtgtatgataTGTGACAGTTAGTTTCGTCAGAAGGGGCTGCAGCGTTCTTGGTTCTAGTACTCCCCCATTGTCAAAAAGGTAGTGTCGGTGATGACGAAGAGAGTGGGTTCTGTatttatgaaaattaaaaaaaaaaatcctttagcGTATTTTTGCAGCTGGTGTCGTAATGTAAGAACTCACTGAAATTTGTAAACTAAATAAGCTTCATTTATTTCTCTTGGATAGcatgatttttctctcttttctattcatttttgtttttcctgagaCAGATGTAAATGTTGATATGAAGTAATATTGTAGTATCGTAGCGGTATGGATAGAATGCAGCGGGTAGTAGCGTAGTGTATTAGACAGTGTGTCAGGGTGTGCAAAGTTGGTAGGAGTTCTGTTTCTTCCAAACATATTGTGCAGAAATGATGCAAATGACCGTTCTGAAGGCAGGAGATAGTGAAGACAGTGACGAAAGTGTTCATTGTGTTTTGTTGCTTTGTGTTACAAGTCATAGAAGAAGGAAAAGCACACCACAAGATTAGACTGCGAGACACAATTTGTGATTGTTTTCAGTGTACATAGAGAAAGTTAAACCAGTCGCCAACATATCAAAACAACAGTAAAGAGGAGGGTGAGCGTCAGATGGTGATACGGTGCTCATTTCTTGTTCCTATGGCAACCGTCCGCATCCGTATTCTGCGCATCAAGCAGACCTCTCGGCCACGCGGATCTCGGTGGAGCTCCGCGTCTGAACCCAAACTGCCTTCCAAACAATGTGATACCGAGTCTCTATGGAGGCATTCAGCGTTTCACGCAGGTCACGTGTGAACGAGCGCTTAATTGTTGGTTGATAATGGAATGCGTAAATGATCGATTATTGTGTTCGATTAATGTTAATTCGGAAATGTTGAAGACAACTCCAGGTGTTGTTGGAATCAACAGTTCATCACTCGCTCGCCGTCAGCGAGGGGAAcatttgatataaattgtaatGATGTATCTAATCTATGCAAACGTCCACTGTATACGCTTTACGAGTGACGAAGAGACTCTATCGTGAGCTGTTGGCGGACTTGGCATTGCTAAAAGGAGGTAGCACTGCTGAGATGAATTTACACTATTCAGATGCCTCGTGTTGCTTTGAATTATATCTATCACCATAGGTTTGTGCCGTTAAGGTGCTGACTCCGTGAATTGTGCGTTGATAAAGAGTTGATGCTCTTGCTGGTGAACAAAACCACGAAAATGAAGATGTGTGGTTTTTCCATCACGCAGAGACTTGTAGACTCTGAATGTACAAATAAAAGTTTGGAAGTCACTGTTCGTCTTCATTCTCTAGAGCAAGAACTCAAAAAGTAAACCGGCTGCCAAGATGCTCACTGTCttatcttcatttctttcttattcttcttcttctttttttttgtggtgtaGTTCTCATCACTACTTCTATCTAAAACATTTCCCTTACATGTCTGTTGTTCCTTTCGCTATAAGGAAATTGTAAATCTTGCATTTATCATACCCTTTACTTTGCTTTTCGTGACTGTTGGACTACTTAAGCTGTTTGAAAGTTTGTATTTTACCGCATATTGTTTCACTCATTGTTAATCAACAGTCATGCTGTACTTTTTAATTGTTCCCTTTAAACCTTTGTTGGCTAtttgtcatcatttttgtttttttatgttaacatgaatatatattctaaatatatattttgaatcatGACCTATGtataataattaaaaagaaagcagAGCCATTTTGGCCTCCTATTGTTTTGTAAATTCTGTGTTCACTTCCTTTACTGTTTGTATATCTACGATGTGACACTATATACGATAGATCACTCATTGTTAACAGAGATATTAAAGTATGCAGAAGTTGAACTTAAATGTCCATGTTGAGGTTTAACTTGTGTTCGataatttgtgaaatatttaaGATAATGCTTTTTAGCCGTAGGAAgagtgttttattttgttgatgaTGGAAAAGTGTTGGGGGAAAAGTTTGTAGAGAtggcaaaagagagaaaaaaaagacattactGTAAGCAAcaaaaaatttacatttttgaacaatacagattaaaaaaaaaatgtgaaaaaaaatatcagtgtTTTGGTGTGATTCGTATGTCCAAGGATATCCACTGATTTCATGTGCGATGTGAGAGGTGtaagttttatcatttttgtaattAAATTTGACAGTCACACTCCTGACTGAAATGTAAGCAAGTTGCAGACCCACCTGGTAATATCACAGCAAATGGTCATACATAATTCCAACCACAAGCTTTACAACTTTGCAAgtacattacattgtacttatatTATTTGCAATTGACAATACTCTCAATTTACATTAAAAGCACTTTAAATTGTACCTTAAAGACAGTGACTGACATGATACAtttaaaacatacaaataatgcatgattatgagtgcaatggacagaattttCATGAgataaaagatgaaataatCCATTCCACGAGGCGCAGcagagttgaatggatcaataatttcatatttcactgaatgaaatattcagtccattgcacaaatgaaaaacatttgttttacataacaccTTGAGATAGATccatgtcatttgatgttttatgaatttagaaACGAGAGAGATGTGCGAGATCTGAGAtcgagagtgctcactgagcgctaTATGCACACTGCAAAGGCGAGCGTTTTACGTAcgtagtgtgccgggctctcagTGTGCGTACAATCGAGCAAATCCCATGGACCCTAGGTTGCACGGTAAAATGGAGCCcctatttgttttatttatttgttttccaATCATTGCAAATCATTTGTAAATAATTTGATCGTTTGTGATATGattcaataaaacatacaaaaaaaaataaatgatgtaATAGTGAAATGGGACAAATTATCAATATCAAACAACTagtcaaatgacaaggatctacaCTGTATCTTGGTGTTATATAAATCTCATTACCACATGGACTATGTACAAGCAAGTGGATTCCACTGCACAGTtgtatatgatgacataaatggtatcctggggtaccaaacgaaaatcagccattttgttgaattatttatttttttaaaaaggttgtaccctgggaaccaaaaagaggaaattattttggtgctggagctagcgcgcactaaccactgcactgcactgcactaaagcacacgctagtggtatcgcagcttccatgcacgcatagtataacatgcagtggcatgggaatgctatgtacacgcacacacagtgcatgcatttttctctggctgtcctcgagtggacgtgaggtggcgctacacaacgtggttacctggggtactacggtaccccggggtaatgcgtgatgcatcatatatGTAAAGTGAAATGGATTCCGATCTAGGGTAGATCTCTGTCATAATGCTATGGTTActttaaacagaaaaaaaaaagaaaagaaaaaggaaacaaaactgAATTTACAAATGTTACTAAACATTTACCGCTATACAGTAGACAAACAGATAAGGTAATGGGAATCCTAATGTtattacagtattttttttttttttgggggggggggggtgtgtccTCAAATGCTGTGGTCTACTTTCTTGTTGACCTATACATTTACAGGCTTTAGGTATTTGGGATTAAAGTATAAAATAAAAGTCATACAGTGGAAATTTATATCcatgtatttacaattgtgtgtgtgcgtatatatatatatatatacatcgtaTATTGAGTAGGTTGTCCACGTGTTAGCGTGAtaagatgaaatacaaaattggaacaaagttcatactgtattcaccaacagtttatttctgcacacaaattttcgagcgattcgctttttctcaagtgttgatactgagagaacaacaATTAttattgcgtgtgtgtgtatataatggtattattatccgcgttttggaataagagcatgaagacgatgaagacaaacaagttgacataatgcattagaatccaacttcatttatttgtaaaccaaattttcgacccttgcacggatcttcctcagggtaacagtgatatttgtatttgaagctcagcacagaaatataataataataacaaagaaacgcgcctggttgttagcttagagtttgagctagcaaccaacacgcacggttgttagctcaaaatttgcgctatcttcatgagtgcaaaatccttaaactcaattatgacgtaacaatgtatcataaaatgcataagactTCGGGTTGCTATGtgttttgcgcggctggtattGAACGAtctgtttgatttgaaaatgtctatgtcttacttcttatgcattttatgatacattgttacgtcataattgaatttaaggattttgcactcatgaagaaagcgcaaattttgagctaacaaccgtgcgtgttggtatgtattttgcgtggctggtaaacgatcagtttgatttcaaaatgtctatgtcttacttcttatgcattttatgatacattgttacgtcataattgagttcaaggattttgcactcatgaagatagcgcaaattttgagctaacaaccgtgcgtgttggtatgtattttgcgcggctggcgggtaaacgatcagtttgatttgaaaatgtctatgtctaatacttcttatgcattttatgatacattgttacatcataattgagcttaaggattttgcactcatgaagatagcgcaaattatgagctaacaaccgtgcgtgttggtatgcattttgcgcggctggtaaacgatcagtttgatttgaagatgtctatgtcttacttcttatgcattttatgatacattgttacgtcataattgagtttaaggattttgcactcatgaagatagcgcaaattttgagctaacaaccgtgcgtgttggttgctagctcaaactctaagctaacaaccaggcgcgtttctttgttattattattatatttctgtgctgagcttcaaatacaaatatcactgtttccctgaggaagatccgtgcaagggtcgagaatttggtttacaaataaatgaagtgggattctaatgcattatgtcaacttgtttgtcttcatggtctatatatatatatatatatatatatatatatatatatatatatatatatatatatatacatgtgtatatacatatatatgatgtTGTGATTGTATTCTCAAAGTGAACTTAATGTCCCTTTTTTGAGTTGACCATTGTGTTACCACAATGTAGGTCCTATTATTTATCtttgacaaatatgaaaataaactacGCTGAAGCTGAACTGCAATAGAGTAGAATTAAGGAAGCAGACTTAGAATGAGGAATAGTAAGTTATGGAACTTCaaggtttcatttattttcgtGAAAGACATTAGATATGACAATCACATATATGGATGcaaaatagaaacaaatacTTCATATCAAATCAGATTATAAAGGTGGTGAAGCCAACATAAAATGTTCGAGCCAAACCGACAACGGCTGCACACTCTGCATATGACGTGTAACCATCAGTAATTTGAATatacaacaaaataattttgtattcttCATTGCAACATAAAGCCAATCTATATGATTGCAACCCTGAATCCTCAAAGAGTAtaatctctctttcttttggccacctgtagaaaaagaaaaaagaaaaaagagaacattTGGAAGTTCGGCATTTCTGTGTGTAGTTCATGATAGTTCAAATTTGACAACCATTATGTGGCAGTGATGACTGTTGTGAATACTGGTATCTCAAGCTTTGATTATGTTTTCAAGGTGCAACACTGAGGAAAGACTTCCCTTTAATATATCCAAAACTACTATAGGTAGAAATACTATAGTCAGTGCATGAATACAAACTGGTGTTTGTAGTGAAAGAGATACATGTAACATTAGTACCATCACCCTTTTTAAAACCTCATTCATTTCAAtcaagtttgatatgaaaatcaaGTATTAATTATCAGCAAACATGACAATTGTTCTGCTGTTTGGAAACAAAGAATTTGGAGAAAAGTGTAAATGTAAAAgaaatactgatttttttttttcattctgaaaaccttttacaattttctctacaaaatgtatgccaataaaacatgaaagggTAATGGAATGTGCATAGATCTGGAAACTAATGTCTACACAATACtgagagcaacaacaacaataacaaaataaaagccATTGCATATTCTAGCAATTCTAAAAAGACACAAAATTTCCATGACTCTGAGTgatctatttttcattttttgtttttgtttcaagttCATTAAAACTATGCATATATGCAAACTATTAACACAAAAATCAGATAAAGTCACTGAAAATTTAAGTTTCTGACTTGGGCATTCGTGTATTGTCCAGTCTCCATAGACTTTCTACTGAGGCATAATGTGTCCCATTTCATTTGCCAAAACCTGTAAGTATGGTGTATCGCAGAAATTATGAGGGCTGAAAATCAGACATTCCAGGGTTTGCAAATTGAATATTACAGAAGTTATGATGCagtaaatacactgtaatgtAGGAGATTAGATATTTAAACCCAACAGGGCCAAAAACTATCCCATGAAAACTTGCTTCATGAAGAATGAaaactttctcttcttttttggtTTGCATTCATAGACTTTGATTCTTGGAAAGGAGGAAAATATGAAACTTCCAATTTATGCAAGTAAAGATttaagatactgtaaaagtggaaattttcgcggtgttgaaatttttgcgcatttcgtgcAATCTGAAAtcagcgcgaaaataaaagcatgcaaatatttttgcttgctatacatgtatgttccagtAGCTGATGTCaggattccgcagaattaaaaacatgcgaaactcttcttacccagccgaGCGAGAAAAATTAGTtacgcaaaaatatccacttttacagtattacagcCGAATCACCGTATAGTCTACAACATAGGTTCTCAGCATCGATGTCTGATCTTATCAGGTACCACGACTATAGGTCACATATACTGCTACACTAGCATGTCATTGTTTTTGAGGGGAATGTGCTTTTACACTGCAGATATATGTTTTATTGTGAATAGCAGTATTTACAGGTATATACTTTTGTTGGTCAATACGGTGTGCTGACATCAGTGAGAGAATTGTCAGACAAGAGAATGTAAACTTTTAAGTGGAGAGAGAAGGGACAGTTGCATAAACACAAGGCACATGTACATTGGGGGTAGATCAAGATCTGAGCTCTCTGCATTTTATCTTCTTTGGAgacaaaatcaaaaaaaaaaatgtcaagtacatgtagaGTTAAATAAAATAACTGAATTGAAACAATGAGAACAGAGGAAGTTTTgccttgtttgtttgcaaatagagacaaagaaacaatatttttCCATCATCATTTACAACCTGCAACTTTTGAGAGGTTTTTCCCCTCGCATCAAGATGCCTCCTCCAGTTTGTATATCTTTCTGAGGTGGCTGATGTCTGATTGTGTCACTCGTGCAACTGTGGGCGGGACTTGAACACTGCTACCTGTCGTCTCCTCCGCTGGTTTTCGTTCACCTTTCGCATCATCTGCATCATTACTGTCTTGTCCTGAAATTACATCCTCATCATCAGCTCCAACACTTGAGGAGGATGAGAGCggtggaggagaaggaagaggaggaggaggagaattgtCAATCTCCGTAGCCCAGTGTTCAAGCTTTGCAAACAGACTCCTCAGCGTTTGCCGCTCTGCCTTGCTGAGAAAGTCCAAGGAGAGGCCGAACCTCCCCGCCCGCGACAGATGCAGCAAAATGTCCGCCACCTCTCGCGAATCGTCTGCGCGCGACCCACCGTCAAGCACCGCAACGATTTCCCCCAGGAGCCCGAAGCTGATCTCGGATCGGAAGACTTTCGCAAGGGCCTCTCCACCGATTTCCAGAAGGTACAGGTAGCAGGCATCGGTGGAAGATTTCTTCCGCAATCGCCACTCCTTTACAAATTCATGGCCATTTTGGGGGAGCGTTTTCACCTGGCAAACAAATCCGAAGGAACAAATACAAATCTAAAATTATGCCCAATATATTCCCATGCCTGTAAATGGAGCAGCTTCCATGGCCTCAAAAAAGGTTACCTCAATTGTTCATGGTTGGTCCATCAAATCGCATCCAGTGATTGGATTGATATTTGATATGCCTCTACACTTGCCAAGTCTTGCCAATGTATTCCTATTGCATTTATTGATAGGTTGAAGCAATTCAAACAACAGTAAAAATCACttcatataaacattttttttccatgaaaagaagcagaagaagaagaagaaagaaagagattagAAATAGTTTCAACTACTCAAGACTACACACAGCAAAATGCCTTGGAGATCATATATGAATGAGTTACCCATAGAAATAACTTTAACAATCTGGCTGTGCTGATGCTGGACAAATACTCTCAAGTGTGCATTCCTTCCCTGCACAGTAATTTCGTGATGTTATGACAACTTGAGAGACACTTGAATCAgctttgaaaataaaacatttgtgAGTCTATCAATCACAGAGATGAGTTATATTTTGAGCCctaaaatcaaatatcaaatgttACAAGTCGCATTCTAATGCTAACAATCTTGGAGTTCAAAGAATAAGTCAAGAATCCTTGATGAAATCTGATCAGACCTTGTAAGATCATAATTTATGAAAGGGGCCTGCGATACATATTCAGGAAAGATTCTGTTGAGGTCAATGgcacaaggggaaaaaaaggctgAATTCAGTAATGCTGCTCGATTCTTTCAGACAATGGATCAGTGCTTGactctttttatttatttttttttttttaacaagtgGAGCAGAAtcagaaataaaagaaacacaaaatttttacatcacacaaatatcaaatcaagcCAAAACATTACATCACTAACAATATTGCCACTTTAAATCTCTCTGTTATTTGATGGATTTTGGTAGTTTTCTGGTAGAATTTTTTTTGGTTGTACTCTCATTCAAGACACCTTTCTCCTTGGAGAACATTCAACTCTAAGGCTAATGTCCTAAGGTGCACATCTACCTGTTTGCTTGCAGCGTCGGGACATTCAGGCCCCTTTTTGGAGGAGGATGAAGAGttagatgatgatgacgatgacgatgaaaAAGGGTTCCATGGCTGTGAGCGTTTCCCCTGACCAAACTTGTCTTTCTTCTCCAGTGGCTGGATGTGAGCGGCCGCAACTATGTCTCTGTCCAAAACAGAGAGAAAGCAAAGATTGAGGAGTGAAAAGCTTGTGTGAATGTGAAGAGTCCTTGCAGTGGCTCAAAGAAGATGGACAAATTGTAGAGAGATCTTTGAAATAGCACACTCAAATCTCATACAGAGAGCCCGTCTTCCTAATTGACATTGTAAACAACAAACTGAAATCTTTCCTCAGTCCAGATGACGCAACAACAGATGCATGCAAACAAGATCTTAcagtattaacccgttgaggatggaccaattttgctacaacacgcatttccaatagacacctgcacgagtatactcgggacttgtcttgAACGGGttaaacatgcattttccaATAGTAGGAACAGGTGGCttgaatatgatttttattaaggaaaaaagaagacgaATAAGTACAGTAGTTGTGATTTAATATTGTTTTGGAACTGGAGATACTATAAGAAACCACCTAtgaatgaaatgttacagaacATACAAtcctaagaggaattcaaagtttatttgatgaaaatctattttgaaatgcctgagatatccaaagattaaataaaacaaagggataccaataaaaggtgggtcccaccgaTTATCATGATCCCTtagttttggatatctcagccatttcaaaaccaattttcatcaaataaactttgaacccCTCTAAAGAATTAcatgatatttcatatttcatagttttcatatttcatatttttctcattatctcacacaaaaaAGCTTGAAACCTGATGTGCCTGcatgaagccccatctcaaccaaaactatctATAGTATATacccatccctttaaacctCACAAAGACTGTCATGCCCTTTGGTCCCTAACCTGAACTGTTCGTACGTCTCCACGCGCTGGTCTACTGCCCTCAGTTTGGCGTCGTTTTCCCTCCAGTAGCGTGCGTCAGCGTCGACTGCAGACAATAGCTCCCTCTCCAGTTTGTCAAAGTCTATTCTGTCCTCCTTTAGATCAGCCATGCCTGCATTAACAAATACAATAACATCAACTTCCTTTAAATTTGATAAGATATAGAACCAAATTTACGAACATTCTGTGAGATACCAttcacagacaaacaaacaatttgcaCAAATTAATGGTGAAAGATTCTCAAGACCCCTGGGGAAAGAGAAACATTTTGCAATTGTTCTTATGCACATGACACACAGCAAACACATTCTCTCTCAAGTATAAAATACATCCAGCATGGAAAGACTGTACCAGCACTATgcaaaacaaggcaagtgccataatgtgtctcgcccatacgcatacaagaaattgtacgcgaatgggatatacaagtaacagattaaaaaaagagatatgacagataaagagatataaaagggtaaaaatttatggcaaaaaaaaaggtgccataaaaactt
The DNA window shown above is from Diadema setosum chromosome 22, eeDiaSeto1, whole genome shotgun sequence and carries:
- the LOC140245072 gene encoding dynein axonemal assembly factor 19-like, which produces MADLKEDRIDFDKLERELLSAVDADARYWRENDAKLRAVDQRVETYEQFRDIVAAAHIQPLEKKDKFGQGKRSQPWNPFSSSSSSSSNSSSSSKKGPECPDAASKQVKTLPQNGHEFVKEWRLRKKSSTDACYLYLLEIGGEALAKVFRSEISFGLLGEIVAVLDGGSRADDSREVADILLHLSRAGRFGLSLDFLSKAERQTLRSLFAKLEHWATEIDNSPPPPLPSPPPLSSSSSVGADDEDVISGQDSNDADDAKGERKPAEETTGSSVQVPPTVARVTQSDISHLRKIYKLEEAS